The Lycium barbarum isolate Lr01 chromosome 10, ASM1917538v2, whole genome shotgun sequence genome includes a region encoding these proteins:
- the LOC132613313 gene encoding uncharacterized protein LOC132613313 — protein MSTTENVDDNTTDATITNNTINPPPVGAIDPTVTASHQVDACHPYFLTSSDNPGINLISFDGTSYGNWRRGVLISLSAKNKLGFINGACRMPPSNSPLLEQWKRCNDMVIAWLLNSLSRDINESVIYSQTAEELWNELEERYGQADGTKLFQLQRELNSISQGSSDAAGYFTKIKRIWDQLKPILSFYTKRVKERFILILLQLQSLLLSSTLLDRNGTHKIIHKVTPKYSGNQKQTNSSVYGGNKDDLFCRYCKKIGHLKEAFYRLIGYPAHYKISKEKKQATQHANAAVAGQAPDVSADAISTLITAQGFSKGQCEQLIHMFKSMQGRSKGSNSESIATANLAGTNHACLLFTSFLSKITNSPWILDTGATQHMTFKKNLLHDIRVLPSPISVHLANSHKVKAYSMGSLVLTPELDLHGVLYVSDFTQRQLKFDLLFTEDGCILQEPSLRKGSVFGDATGGLYMLRENTSTLDSKATKYVVPVSSISVKNKSRILGSSPCFSESSCEKATCPVLLSPVCDTDSILKTRSPHQVLFGKEPDYSYLKPFGCLCFSSTLARQRDKLTPRALPAVFLGYPFGQKGYKVLNLQNGTIHISRNVKFIETTFPFSYGSPMSKLFPVCFPSSDGPALDSGSHPSTTPHSSPITTPSPPDSPIMSSTPDPTIFTSSSSFPTPTQVEVLPTASEEPPRRSQRVHVQPKYLSDYICDSAFSVISSNPPLLPFYHFSFFAMSSQNQSIISSTCQISNWDLLLKLLERSCLQAACVIAN, from the exons ATGTCAACAACTGAAAATGTTGATGATAATACTACTGATGCTACTATTACTAATAACACGATTAATCCACCACCTGTTGGTGCTATTGATCCTACTGTGACTGCATCACACCAAGTTGATGCATGTCATCCATATTTTTTAACTTCTTCTGATAATCCTGGCATAAATCTGATAAGCTTTGATGGAACCAGTTATGGAAACTGGAGGAGAGGAGTTCTTATCTCTCTTTCAGCAAAAAATAAACTGGGTTTCATCAATGGGGCTTGCCGTATGCCACCTTCAAACTCACCTTTACTTGAACAATGGAAGAGATGCAATGATATGGTCATTGCTTGGCTCCTTAACTCACTCAGCAGAGATATCAATGAAAGTGTGATTTACTCACAAACTGCTGAGGAGCTATGGAATGAGCTTGAAGAAAGATACGGTCAAGCTGATGGAACTAAGCTTTTTCAGCTACAAAGAGAATTAAACAGCATTAGTCAAGGATCCAGTGATGCAGCTGGATATTTCACAAAGATAAAACGAATTTGGGATCAACTAAAG CCTATTCTATCATTTTACACCAAGAGAGTCAAAGAGAGGTTCATTCTAATTCTCCTACAATTACAAAGTCTTCTGCTTTCATCAACACTGCTGGACAGAAATGGAACCCACAAAATAATCCACAAAGTTACCCCCAAATACTCAGGAAATCAGAAACAAACAAATTCATCTGTTTATGGGGGGAACAAGGATGATTTGTTTTGTAGGTATTGTAAGAAAATTGGGCATCTTAAGGAAGCCTTCTATAGGCTAATTGGTTATCCTGCACATTACAAAATCagcaaagaaaagaaacaagCAACACAGCACGCAAATGCAGCAGTAGCAGGTCAAGCCCCAGATGTTTCAGCAGATGCTATCTCTACTCTCATAACAGCACAGGGTTTTTCTAAAGGGCAGTGTGAACAACTAATTCATATGTTTAAGTCTATGCAGGGAAGATCTAAAGGATCAAACTCTGAATCCATTGCTACAGCTAACCTAGCTGGTACAAATCATGCTTGTTTGCTTTTCACTTCTTTTCTTTCGAAAATAACTAACTCTCCTTGGATTCTTGATACTGGTGCTACACAAcatatgacttttaaaaaaaatcttctcCATGACATAAGAGTTCTACCTTCCCCTATTTCAGTCCATCTAGCCAATTCACATAAAGTTAAAGCCTACTCCATGGGAAGTTTGGTTTTGACCCCAGAACTAGATCTCCATGGAGTACTATATGTATCAGATTTTACTCAAAGACAACTTAAATTTGATCTTTTATTTACTGAAGATGGTTGCATTTTACAGGAACCTTCTCTGAGGAAGGGATCAGTTTTTGGTGATGCTACTGGAGGACTCTACATGCTAAGGGAAAATACTTCTACTTTGGATTCAAAAGCTACCAAGTATGTTGTCCCAGTTTCTAGTATTTCAGTCAAAAATAAGTCTAGAATTTTAGGTTCTTCTCCTTGTTTTTCAGAGTCTAGTTGTGAAAAGGCTACATGCCCAGTCCTCTTGAGTCCTGTTTGTGATACAGATTCAA TCCTTAAAACCAGGTCACCCCATCAAGTCCTGTTTGGGAAAGAACCAGATTATTCCTACCTAAAGCCATTTGGATGTCTTTGTTTTAGTTCTACTCTTGCACGACAAAGGGATAAATTGACACCTAGAGCTCTGCCAGCGGTATTTCTTGGATATCCTTTTGGGCAAAAGGGATACAAGGTTCTTAATTTGCAAAATGGGACAATACACATTTCCAGAAATGTAAAATTTATTGAAACTACATTTCCTTTCTCCTATGGTTCTCCTATGTCCAAATTATTCCCAGTATGTTTTCCTTCTTCTGATGGACCTGCTCTTGACTCAGGCTCACATCCTTCCACAACTCCTCATTCTTCTCCTATCACTACACCCTCACCTCCTGATAGTCCTATTATGTCTAGCACTCCTGATCCCACGATATTTACCTCCTCCTCTTCTTTTCCCACTCCTACACAGGTGGAAGTATTGCCCACAGCATCAGAGGAACCTCCACGCAGATCTCAAAGGGTACATGTTCAACCTAAGTATCTCTCAGACTACATTTGTGATTCTGCCTTTTCTGTTATTTCATCTAATCCTCCTTTACTTCCTTTttatcatttttcattttttgctaTGTCTTCACAAAATCAATCTATTATTTCTTCTACATGTCAAATATCAAACTGG GACCTGCTGCTTAAGCTACTTGAAAGAAGTTGCTTGCAAGCTGCCTGTGTGATTGCAAACTAA